Proteins from one Deinococcus actinosclerus genomic window:
- a CDS encoding type III polyketide synthase, which yields MRRMPLTPQLRALVTGTPPHLTPQTQVQEAARTLFPRMAARPQLLDVFTNAMIDTRALARPLEWYLTPRGFGEKNAVFVQEARALTRRLAREALDAAQIEAADVDAVVVVNTSGISAPSLDADLIEHLGINRHAARLPVWGLGCAGGASGLARAADLVRAGYRRILYVAVELCSLTLVHGDETKSNFVGTALFSDGGAAAVLTHPDEPGPAPLAELCGAYSTLIEDSEDIMGWDVVDEGLKVRFSRDIPTLVRGMMQGNVQAALSAHGWCHTQVSTYVVHPGGVKVLSAYEEALNLPAGALDASRHVLRHYGNMSSVTVLFVLQETLRAHPQGRALLSAMGPGFSAEHVLLNFPG from the coding sequence ATGCGGCGCATGCCCCTGACCCCCCAGCTGCGCGCCCTCGTGACGGGCACGCCCCCACACCTGACGCCGCAGACGCAGGTGCAGGAGGCCGCCCGCACCCTCTTCCCGCGCATGGCGGCCCGCCCCCAGCTGCTGGACGTCTTCACGAACGCCATGATCGACACGCGCGCCCTGGCCCGCCCACTCGAGTGGTACCTCACCCCGCGCGGCTTCGGCGAGAAGAACGCCGTCTTCGTGCAGGAGGCCCGCGCCCTGACCCGTAGGCTGGCCAGGGAGGCGCTGGACGCCGCGCAGATCGAAGCGGCCGACGTGGACGCCGTGGTCGTCGTGAACACCAGCGGCATCAGCGCCCCCAGCCTCGACGCCGACCTGATCGAGCACCTGGGCATCAACCGGCACGCCGCGCGGCTGCCCGTGTGGGGCCTGGGCTGCGCCGGGGGCGCCAGCGGCCTGGCCCGCGCCGCCGACCTCGTCCGCGCCGGGTACCGCCGCATTCTGTACGTCGCGGTGGAACTGTGCAGCCTGACCCTCGTGCACGGCGACGAGACCAAGAGCAACTTCGTCGGCACGGCCCTGTTCTCCGACGGAGGCGCCGCTGCCGTCCTCACCCACCCCGACGAGCCCGGCCCCGCCCCCCTGGCGGAACTGTGCGGCGCGTACTCCACCCTGATCGAGGACAGCGAGGACATCATGGGCTGGGACGTCGTGGACGAGGGCCTGAAAGTCCGCTTCAGCCGCGACATCCCCACCCTGGTGCGCGGCATGATGCAGGGGAACGTGCAGGCCGCCCTGAGCGCGCACGGCTGGTGCCACACGCAGGTCAGCACGTACGTCGTCCACCCCGGCGGCGTGAAAGTCCTCAGCGCCTACGAGGAGGCCCTGAACCTCCCCGCCGGAGCGCTCGACGCCAGCCGCCACGTCCTGCGCCACTACGGCAACATGAGCAGCGTCACCGTCCTGTTCGTGCTGCAAGAAACCCTGCGCGCCCACCCGCAGGGCCGCGCCCTCCTGAGCGCCATGGGCCCCGGCTTCAGCGCCGAACACGTCCTGCTGAACTTCCCCGGCTGA
- a CDS encoding aldo/keto reductase, translated as MTDTTHSSTPSAAPSGTFEIGGDLTVTRLGFGAMRITGDGVWGDHADREGALTTLRRLPELGVNLIDTADSYGPAVSEELIREALHPYDTVVIATKGGLTRTGPNVWIPVGRPEYLKQQAHISRRRLGVDRIDLWQLHRIDPNVPRDEQFGAIRELMDEGVIRHAGLSEVSVEEIEAARAVFPVATVQNLYNLANRKSEDVLDYCEREHIGFIPWFPLAAGNLAREGSVLTEIAARLGATPSQVALAWVLRRSPVMLPIPGTGKVKHLEENVAAARLTLTDEDFRALDEVGRQEWEKQQN; from the coding sequence ATGACCGACACCACCCACAGCAGCACCCCCAGTGCCGCCCCGAGCGGCACCTTCGAGATCGGCGGCGACCTGACCGTCACCCGCCTGGGCTTCGGCGCCATGCGCATCACCGGCGACGGCGTGTGGGGCGACCACGCCGACCGCGAGGGCGCCCTGACCACCCTGCGCCGCCTGCCGGAACTCGGCGTGAACCTCATCGACACCGCCGACAGCTACGGCCCGGCCGTCAGCGAGGAACTCATCCGCGAGGCGCTGCACCCCTACGACACGGTCGTGATCGCCACCAAAGGCGGCCTGACCCGCACCGGCCCGAACGTGTGGATTCCGGTGGGCCGCCCCGAGTACCTCAAGCAGCAGGCGCACATCTCCCGGCGCCGCCTGGGCGTGGACCGCATCGACCTGTGGCAGCTGCACCGCATCGACCCGAACGTGCCGCGCGACGAGCAGTTCGGCGCGATCAGGGAACTCATGGACGAGGGCGTCATCCGCCACGCGGGCCTCTCGGAGGTCAGCGTCGAGGAGATCGAGGCCGCCCGCGCCGTCTTCCCGGTCGCGACCGTGCAGAACCTCTACAACCTCGCCAACCGCAAGAGCGAGGACGTGCTGGACTATTGCGAGCGCGAGCACATCGGGTTCATCCCCTGGTTCCCGCTGGCCGCCGGGAATCTCGCCAGGGAAGGCAGCGTCCTGACCGAGATCGCCGCCCGCCTGGGCGCCACGCCGTCCCAGGTGGCGCTGGCCTGGGTCCTGAGGCGCAGCCCCGTCATGCTGCCCATCCCCGGCACCGGCAAGGTCAAACACCTGGAGGAGAACGTCGCCGCCGCCCGCCTCACCCTGACCGACGAGGACTTCCGCGCGCTGGACGAGGTCGGCCGTCAGGAATGGGAGAAACAGCAGAACTGA
- a CDS encoding nitroreductase family protein — MDLIDGMLARRTTNGPFRPDPVSREHQHLLMRVAQAAPSHFNSQPWRFVLIENPDTIGQVAAIAGQSMTELIEGGVFFERYRRYFRFTEKEMQERRDGIHIDHLPGPLKPFTRQVFSDAGLKLMRQLGVPKKLGEDNRKLVAGSPLLLAVLLDKGEYRPGELSGFYSVFGMGAAMENIWNAVGALGMGIQFVSTPMEIPRHWQAIQDLLRVPGDLELMAVYRLGYLPPDQARPSIDWSSRHRKRLEQFVYRDTCEQPERE; from the coding sequence ATGGACCTGATCGACGGCATGCTCGCGCGGCGCACCACCAACGGCCCCTTCCGCCCGGACCCGGTCAGCCGCGAGCACCAGCACCTGCTGATGCGGGTCGCGCAGGCGGCCCCCAGCCATTTCAACAGCCAGCCGTGGCGCTTCGTGCTCATCGAGAACCCGGACACCATCGGGCAGGTCGCTGCCATCGCCGGGCAGAGCATGACCGAACTCATCGAGGGCGGCGTGTTCTTCGAACGCTACCGCCGCTACTTCCGTTTCACCGAGAAGGAAATGCAGGAGCGGCGCGACGGCATCCACATCGACCACCTGCCCGGCCCGCTGAAACCCTTCACGCGGCAGGTGTTCAGCGACGCCGGCCTGAAACTCATGCGGCAGCTCGGCGTGCCGAAAAAACTCGGGGAGGACAACCGCAAGCTCGTGGCGGGCAGCCCGCTGCTGCTGGCCGTCCTGCTCGACAAGGGCGAGTACCGCCCCGGCGAACTGTCGGGCTTCTACTCGGTCTTCGGGATGGGCGCCGCCATGGAGAACATCTGGAACGCGGTGGGCGCGCTGGGCATGGGCATCCAGTTCGTCAGCACGCCCATGGAGATCCCCCGCCACTGGCAGGCCATCCAGGACCTGCTGCGCGTCCCCGGCGACCTGGAACTCATGGCCGTGTACCGCCTCGGTTACCTGCCGCCCGATCAGGCGCGGCCCAGCATCGACTGGAGCAGCCGCCACCGCAAACGCCTGGAGCAGTTCGTGTACCGCGACACCTGCGAGCAGCCCGAACGGGAGTGA
- a CDS encoding GGDEF domain-containing protein: MKPLPLPQLLQRNRVMVVCSASFAYLLYAALTALVDPPREGWAALANPKNIAAAVALLTAAVTLWQPRHVQGIYALTSVGYLLVAILEIPRAVAWGDMPMHLTLWLTLNVLVSYLVFGTRLGTGVNVVSVLTMLVSVLMNGPVAPSNLADWLTAAIVMGGTGLIAFSTVTFIEQNLSADLYTTERLRAARKDALTEVLGRSATEEELERSIQQALKNRAPLSIIVTDIDHFKRVNDVHGHGAGDDVLRSFGKRLRRSVGGSGGQVGRWGGEEFLVILPGLARPDALAVAERLRAEVAGEPIAGLDVTASFGVGSLRGAEDNAEDLFARADSAMYNAKRSGRNSVR, translated from the coding sequence GTGAAGCCGCTGCCGCTCCCGCAGCTGCTGCAGCGCAACCGGGTCATGGTCGTGTGCAGCGCCAGCTTCGCGTACCTGCTCTACGCGGCCCTGACGGCCCTGGTCGATCCTCCGCGCGAGGGGTGGGCGGCGCTGGCGAACCCGAAGAACATCGCCGCGGCGGTGGCCCTCCTGACGGCCGCCGTGACCCTGTGGCAGCCCCGGCACGTGCAGGGCATCTACGCCCTCACCAGTGTGGGCTACCTGCTCGTGGCGATCCTGGAGATTCCGCGTGCCGTCGCGTGGGGCGACATGCCCATGCACCTGACCCTGTGGCTGACCCTGAACGTCCTGGTCTCGTACCTGGTGTTCGGCACCCGGCTGGGCACGGGCGTCAATGTCGTGAGCGTCCTGACCATGCTGGTCAGCGTCCTGATGAACGGCCCGGTCGCGCCCAGCAACCTCGCGGACTGGCTGACTGCCGCGATCGTGATGGGCGGCACCGGCCTGATCGCCTTTTCCACGGTGACCTTCATCGAGCAGAACCTCAGCGCGGACCTGTACACCACCGAGCGCCTGCGCGCCGCGCGCAAGGACGCGCTGACCGAGGTGCTGGGCCGCAGCGCCACCGAGGAGGAACTCGAGCGCAGCATCCAGCAGGCCCTGAAAAACCGCGCCCCGCTGAGCATCATCGTGACCGACATCGACCATTTCAAGCGGGTGAACGACGTGCACGGCCACGGCGCCGGAGACGACGTGCTGCGCTCGTTCGGCAAGCGCCTGCGCCGCAGCGTGGGCGGCTCGGGCGGGCAGGTGGGCCGCTGGGGCGGCGAGGAATTCCTGGTGATCCTGCCCGGTCTGGCCCGCCCCGACGCGCTGGCCGTCGCCGAGCGGCTGCGCGCCGAGGTGGCCGGCGAACCCATCGCCGGACTGGACGTCACCGCCAGCTTCGGCGTGGGGTCCCTGCGCGGCGCGGAGGACAACGCCGAGGACCTGTTCGCCCGCGCCGACAGCGCCATGTACAACGCCAAACGCTCGGGCCGGAACTCCGTGCGCTGA
- the ndk gene encoding nucleoside-diphosphate kinase translates to MERTFAMIKPDGVRRGLTPEILARIQRKGYRVVGLKQMVIARETAEAHYGEHKERPFFGELVDFITGGPVVAIALEGENAIAGWRAMMGATNPANAAPGSIRADFATTTGENVTHGSDSTESAARELALFFKDGELLA, encoded by the coding sequence ATGGAACGCACCTTTGCCATGATCAAACCCGACGGCGTCCGCCGCGGCCTCACCCCTGAAATCCTCGCCCGCATCCAGCGCAAGGGCTACCGCGTCGTGGGCCTCAAGCAGATGGTCATCGCCCGCGAGACCGCCGAAGCGCACTACGGCGAGCACAAGGAGCGTCCCTTCTTCGGCGAGCTGGTGGACTTCATCACCGGCGGGCCCGTGGTCGCCATCGCCCTGGAAGGCGAGAACGCCATCGCCGGCTGGCGCGCCATGATGGGCGCGACCAACCCCGCCAACGCCGCCCCCGGCAGCATCCGCGCCGACTTCGCCACCACCACCGGCGAGAACGTCACGCACGGCAGTGACAGCACCGAGAGCGCCGCGCGCGAACTGGCCCTGTTCTTCAAGGACGGCGAACTGCTCGCCTGA